The following coding sequences are from one Paenibacillus sp. JDR-2 window:
- a CDS encoding cache domain-containing sensor histidine kinase, which produces MRQGLLAFYYNLRIKYKIIVMLAFMMAVIGIATFAVMKYAFHAYDKEIYKQSASALNSASLGVEKELRNMEKISFKIATDSYIQDYLSEIKAGGSEYSNYITAVNIRQRLLTFTSNEKYILSFHVMDVFSKQYGNGYKMINLSRERTDQVVHDTNTQFGGVQFVFPDYGDNALIAGREIRRVDGLELDHLGNMAVRIDIDRLYSDLVTSADNSKAYFAIMQKDGHLVYPHDQPGGMDLTSLQLTGQQGFKIVSLSGKSYFITYYSSGYLDWVYVNVMPYDQIFHTTESAKNTVIIVYILLSILILGAALSFSRSITGPIERLNQRMKRIQLGHFEFAEEPEERNLAKDEAGQLQRNFRMMVGRIDELINENYVKQLTIKDTEFKALQAQINPHFLYNTLESINWSAKIAGHKQISIMVESLGYLLRSTISHKQPTVTLEDELRLVGHYIAIQHIRFEERLVFENRIPDRLLNMYVPKLSLQPLVENAIHYGLEQMIEACVITITAEEHEGGIAITVADNGPGLAPDVIDQLRSGEIEPRGTGIGLRNIEDRIKMLFGEAYGIRVESVPQQDTRITLYLPIEMGERT; this is translated from the coding sequence TTGAGACAGGGGTTATTAGCTTTCTATTATAATTTGCGGATCAAATATAAAATAATCGTCATGCTTGCTTTTATGATGGCGGTTATCGGCATTGCAACCTTTGCGGTTATGAAGTATGCCTTTCACGCTTACGACAAGGAAATCTACAAGCAATCGGCCAGCGCGCTGAACAGCGCTTCGCTTGGTGTCGAGAAGGAGCTCCGCAATATGGAGAAGATCTCCTTCAAGATTGCGACGGACAGCTACATTCAGGACTATTTGAGCGAGATCAAGGCAGGCGGCTCCGAGTACAGCAACTATATAACCGCGGTAAATATACGCCAGCGGCTCTTAACGTTCACCAGCAACGAGAAATATATTTTGTCGTTTCATGTGATGGATGTTTTTTCGAAGCAATATGGAAACGGATACAAAATGATTAATCTCTCCAGGGAAAGAACCGATCAGGTCGTCCATGATACCAATACCCAGTTTGGCGGCGTTCAGTTTGTTTTCCCGGATTACGGGGATAACGCCCTGATTGCGGGCCGGGAAATCCGCAGGGTGGACGGGCTGGAGCTGGATCATCTGGGCAATATGGCGGTTAGGATCGACATTGACCGGCTCTATAGCGATCTTGTAACCTCGGCGGATAATTCCAAAGCGTATTTTGCCATCATGCAAAAGGACGGCCACCTGGTCTATCCGCATGATCAGCCGGGCGGAATGGATCTGACTTCCTTGCAGCTAACCGGACAGCAAGGCTTCAAGATTGTATCGTTGTCGGGCAAAAGTTATTTCATCACCTATTATTCCTCCGGCTATCTGGATTGGGTTTACGTTAACGTGATGCCTTACGATCAGATTTTCCATACAACGGAATCGGCGAAAAATACCGTTATTATCGTCTATATCCTACTCTCGATTCTAATTCTGGGAGCAGCGCTCAGCTTCTCGCGCTCTATAACGGGACCTATAGAAAGACTGAATCAGAGAATGAAGAGGATTCAGCTCGGGCATTTCGAATTCGCGGAAGAGCCGGAGGAGCGCAATCTAGCGAAGGATGAAGCCGGTCAGCTGCAGCGCAATTTCCGGATGATGGTGGGACGGATAGACGAACTGATCAACGAAAATTATGTAAAGCAGCTGACCATCAAGGACACGGAATTCAAAGCGCTGCAGGCACAGATTAATCCGCATTTTTTGTACAACACGCTGGAATCCATTAACTGGTCTGCCAAAATCGCCGGACATAAACAGATCTCTATTATGGTTGAATCCCTGGGTTATTTGCTCCGCAGCACGATCAGTCACAAGCAGCCAACCGTGACGCTTGAGGATGAATTGAGGCTGGTCGGCCATTATATCGCGATCCAGCATATCCGATTCGAAGAGCGGCTTGTTTTCGAAAACCGGATCCCCGACCGTCTGTTAAATATGTATGTGCCCAAGCTGAGCCTGCAGCCGCTTGTCGAGAACGCGATTCATTACGGGCTGGAGCAAATGATCGAAGCTTGCGTGATCACGATTACGGCAGAAGAACATGAAGGCGGTATTGCAATAACCGTAGCGGACAATGGACCGGGGCTTGCGCCGGATGTCATTGATCAGCTTAGAAGCGGAGAGATCGAGCCAAGAGGAACGGGAATCGGCCTGCGCAACATTGAGGACCGTATCAAGATGCTGTTTGGTGAAGCTTACGGCATTCGGGTAGAGAGCGTTCCGCAGCAAGACACACGGATTACCTTGTATCTGCCAATCGAAATGGGGGAGAGAACATGA
- a CDS encoding ABC transporter substrate-binding protein, translated as MGKKLSAAIALILATTLTACGGGNNNNANQAANANASTSANAGKTDTGKNITLRIAWWGSQPRHDYTLEVIKMYEAAHPNVKIEAEYANFDDYWKKLAPEAAASELPDIVQMDISYLSQYGSKGQLADLTPYLKNQIDTTDISDNAISGGKLGDKLYGFNLGVNTVNFQYDPELLKKLGVDKPADDWTWDDYFALASKAKEAGLYFDNGFRPEVFFGYYLRTKGQHLYNAEGNALGYEDDQLFVDFFKPLAQLVKDGDTPPPDVKAQIKGLEDDLLVKGQQVGIWQWTNQFVGIQQVANRPLEMANMPNPDRVKGLYLKPSMYFSIAQNSKQKEAAADFINFFVNDVEANKLIKGDRGVPVNSKVIEAIKPTLEPAQQQVFDYVAWAQDNSSQMDPPDPIGAAEIITLFSSLAEQMDFQQITPEDAAKQFREEANAILAKNK; from the coding sequence ATGGGAAAGAAGCTATCAGCAGCAATCGCACTCATCTTGGCTACGACTCTTACGGCATGCGGCGGAGGCAACAATAACAACGCAAATCAAGCCGCCAATGCGAATGCAAGCACTTCTGCAAATGCAGGCAAAACGGATACAGGTAAAAACATTACCCTCCGTATCGCCTGGTGGGGCTCGCAGCCTCGTCATGATTACACGCTGGAAGTTATCAAAATGTACGAGGCTGCACATCCAAACGTAAAGATTGAAGCCGAATACGCCAACTTTGACGACTACTGGAAGAAGCTTGCTCCCGAAGCGGCTGCAAGCGAGCTGCCGGACATTGTACAGATGGATATTTCCTACCTGTCGCAGTACGGCTCCAAAGGACAGCTGGCCGATCTTACGCCTTACCTGAAGAACCAGATTGACACTACTGATATTTCGGACAATGCGATCTCCGGCGGTAAGCTGGGCGACAAGCTTTATGGCTTTAATCTTGGCGTCAACACCGTAAACTTCCAATACGATCCCGAACTGCTGAAGAAGCTGGGCGTAGACAAGCCGGCGGACGATTGGACTTGGGATGATTACTTCGCCCTTGCATCCAAGGCGAAGGAAGCGGGTCTCTACTTCGATAACGGCTTCCGTCCGGAAGTATTCTTCGGATACTACCTGCGTACGAAAGGCCAGCATCTATACAACGCCGAAGGCAATGCGCTTGGTTACGAAGACGATCAGCTGTTCGTTGATTTCTTCAAACCGCTGGCTCAGCTCGTGAAAGACGGAGACACGCCTCCGCCGGACGTGAAGGCACAAATTAAAGGTCTCGAGGATGACCTGCTGGTCAAAGGCCAGCAAGTAGGGATCTGGCAATGGACGAACCAGTTCGTAGGTATTCAGCAAGTGGCGAACCGTCCGCTGGAAATGGCGAACATGCCAAATCCCGATCGCGTGAAGGGCCTCTACCTGAAGCCAAGCATGTATTTCTCGATTGCTCAGAACTCCAAGCAAAAAGAAGCTGCAGCCGACTTTATCAACTTCTTCGTCAATGATGTTGAAGCCAACAAACTGATTAAAGGCGACCGCGGCGTACCCGTAAACAGCAAAGTTATTGAAGCTATCAAACCAACGCTTGAACCAGCTCAGCAGCAAGTATTCGATTATGTGGCTTGGGCACAGGATAACAGCTCGCAAATGGATCCGCCGGATCCGATTGGCGCAGCAGAGATTATTACCTTGTTCAGCTCGCTTGCGGAGCAAATGGACTTCCAGCAAATTACGCCGGAAGATGCCGCTAAGCAATTCCGCGAGGAAGCCAATGCGATATTAGCCAAAAACAAATAA
- a CDS encoding carbohydrate ABC transporter permease codes for MLAKKWKWPIYHIAAAGGAILMIYPVIWLLMSSFKKSETIFTTSSSLIPDKWIWTNYSDGWAGIGGHSFGTYITNTLVLVVLATIGAVISSALVAFGFGRLNFRGKKFWFAIMMVTLMLPHDVTLVPQYILFSKLHWLNSIKPIVIPAYFGAPFFIFLMVQFIRTLPGELDEAATIDGCGKFRLFYRIILPLIIPAMATAAIFSFYWRWEDLIGPLLYLNKPSMYTVSMALKMYLDAETLSNWGAMFAMSIVSLIPVFAIFFFFQKHIVEGISTSGLK; via the coding sequence ATGCTGGCGAAAAAATGGAAATGGCCTATTTATCATATCGCAGCTGCCGGCGGCGCTATCTTGATGATCTATCCCGTGATCTGGCTCCTGATGAGCTCCTTCAAGAAAAGCGAAACGATCTTTACCACCTCCAGCAGTCTGATTCCGGACAAATGGATCTGGACGAACTATTCGGACGGCTGGGCAGGCATTGGCGGTCATTCGTTTGGCACTTACATTACGAACACGCTTGTGCTTGTTGTGCTTGCAACAATCGGCGCAGTAATATCCTCCGCGCTTGTAGCGTTTGGATTCGGCCGGCTCAATTTCCGGGGCAAAAAGTTCTGGTTTGCCATTATGATGGTTACGCTGATGCTACCGCATGACGTAACGCTGGTTCCGCAATATATCCTGTTCTCGAAGCTTCATTGGCTTAACTCTATCAAGCCGATTGTCATTCCGGCGTACTTTGGAGCACCGTTCTTTATCTTCCTGATGGTGCAGTTTATCCGGACCCTTCCAGGTGAGCTCGACGAAGCGGCTACCATTGACGGCTGCGGCAAGTTCCGGTTGTTCTACCGCATCATTCTGCCGCTCATTATCCCGGCTATGGCAACCGCCGCAATCTTCTCGTTCTACTGGCGTTGGGAGGACCTGATTGGTCCGTTGCTTTACCTGAACAAGCCTTCGATGTACACCGTATCGATGGCCCTTAAGATGTATCTCGATGCCGAAACGCTTTCCAACTGGGGCGCCATGTTCGCGATGTCGATTGTGAGCTTGATTCCGGTATTCGCGATTTTCTTCTTCTTCCAGAAGCATATCGTTGAAGGGATCAGTACAAGCGGTCTGAAATAG
- a CDS encoding response regulator transcription factor, translated as MKYKVLLIDDERIILEGIASLMDWDKYGTQLAGTARNGLEALQFIETQTPDIIISDIRMPGMDGLSLVKRVKEAYPHIACIMLSGFGDFEYARQAMQYGVKHYLLKPCNENTIAEAIVSVVEQLDQERRTDAFLQRMQEELKKVLPSAKEQFLKEYVTNKRYGRREWDEYGRLFGIQLENLEARLLLCQLEGPFEFDHLFALKNIAEDIIGKPTILLSTTIGSQLLILIRDQYPESELLTVLADVKRTFTGYFKLDTTIAISDAGELAEARKMYMDTRSCLNHRFYLGGGSLITVRDIQQQDEQEEQAFLFDDTQLCMAAKSGNWEEVNKELEEAFRILAELRLDNSTAKSYVIPLYVALIRQAEPKRMNEYLQLLAKLESLSTLQALQSFVEDAAMQICQENYEIQSCRHSGIIQKMMNIVSEHMSNPALSLQWAASEILYMNADYLGKLFKKETGDKFSNYVMKTRMDKALELIEASSDVKVFELAEQLGFGDNPHYFSQVFKKYTGKSPSDFKKTS; from the coding sequence ATGAAGTATAAAGTGCTGTTGATTGACGATGAACGAATTATTCTGGAAGGTATTGCATCTCTGATGGACTGGGATAAATACGGCACGCAGCTTGCCGGTACGGCACGCAACGGATTGGAAGCCCTTCAATTTATCGAGACACAGACTCCGGACATTATTATCAGCGATATCCGCATGCCGGGCATGGACGGTCTCAGTCTGGTGAAACGGGTGAAGGAGGCTTATCCGCATATTGCGTGCATAATGCTAAGCGGCTTTGGAGATTTCGAATATGCCCGTCAGGCGATGCAGTATGGGGTCAAGCACTATTTGCTGAAGCCTTGCAACGAGAATACAATCGCCGAAGCTATTGTTTCGGTCGTAGAACAGCTTGATCAAGAGCGGCGTACCGATGCTTTCCTGCAGCGGATGCAAGAGGAACTGAAGAAGGTGCTGCCGAGCGCGAAGGAGCAGTTTCTGAAAGAGTATGTAACGAATAAGCGTTACGGGCGCCGCGAATGGGACGAGTACGGCAGGCTGTTCGGCATTCAGCTCGAGAATCTGGAAGCCAGGCTGCTGCTTTGCCAGCTTGAGGGTCCGTTTGAGTTCGATCATCTTTTTGCGCTGAAAAATATCGCCGAAGATATTATCGGCAAGCCTACCATTCTGCTCAGCACTACGATAGGCAGCCAGCTGCTTATCCTGATCAGGGATCAGTATCCCGAAAGCGAGCTGCTCACCGTTTTGGCGGATGTGAAGCGGACATTCACGGGGTATTTCAAGCTGGATACAACCATAGCGATCAGTGACGCCGGCGAATTGGCGGAAGCTCGTAAGATGTATATGGATACGCGAAGCTGTCTGAACCATCGCTTCTATTTAGGCGGGGGAAGCCTTATCACGGTCAGGGATATTCAGCAGCAAGATGAGCAAGAGGAACAGGCATTTCTGTTTGACGATACGCAGCTCTGCATGGCGGCCAAATCAGGCAACTGGGAAGAGGTTAACAAGGAGCTGGAAGAGGCATTCCGGATTCTGGCGGAGCTTAGGCTGGATAACTCCACGGCCAAATCGTATGTGATTCCCTTATATGTAGCGTTAATCCGGCAGGCGGAACCAAAGCGGATGAACGAATATTTGCAGCTGCTGGCCAAGCTTGAATCGCTCAGCACTCTGCAGGCGCTGCAAAGCTTTGTAGAGGATGCCGCAATGCAAATCTGCCAAGAGAACTACGAGATTCAATCCTGCCGGCACTCCGGCATTATCCAGAAGATGATGAACATCGTCAGCGAACATATGAGCAATCCGGCCCTTTCCCTGCAGTGGGCGGCAAGCGAGATTTTGTACATGAATGCGGACTACTTAGGCAAGCTGTTCAAAAAAGAGACAGGGGATAAATTCTCGAACTATGTCATGAAAACGCGTATGGACAAAGCGCTGGAGCTGATTGAGGCAAGCAGCGACGTTAAAGTATTTGAACTGGCGGAGCAGCTGGGATTTGGCGATAATCCTCATTATTTCAGCCAGGTCTTTAAGAAATATACCGGAAAGTCACCATCGGATTTCAAGAAAACGTCCTAA
- a CDS encoding rhamnulokinase, which produces MSDILAFDLGASSGRAILGSLKDGKIVTEELHRFPNDPVQTGNRLHWDILRLYHEIKQGLLKAKHKGIQPLSIGIDSWAVDYGLIAADGSLLGNPLHYRDRSSAGMMEKLQEELTPAEIFKRTGIQFLPFNTIYQLYAAKLNQSPQLDAAKHFLMIPDLLRYFLTGEMYNEFSNATTTQLYNPLKQQWDEELLQHLGLPQSLFGHVLQPGSPAGNLQPSVQEELGLGPIAVHAVAEHDTASAVVAVPALERSFAYLSCGTWSLLGTEIQEPIMTAEAEQLNFTNEGGFGGTYRLLKNIMGLWILQESRREWERSGYDYSFPELVKLAGEAPAFTAFIDPDDPVFMAPGDMPARVKEYCRRTNQPVPENVGTLVRCILESLAFKYRYVLELTERLSGQQFNGLHMVGGGIHNTLLCQWTANAIGKPVWAGPAEGSAIGNLAVQWIARGEFADIWEARRVIRDSFPVTIYGPEQGEAWYDGYGRFLEITALR; this is translated from the coding sequence TTGTCGGATATATTAGCATTTGACCTCGGAGCAAGCAGCGGAAGAGCGATTCTTGGCAGTCTGAAGGACGGCAAGATCGTAACCGAAGAGCTCCACCGCTTTCCTAACGATCCGGTGCAGACGGGTAACCGTCTGCACTGGGATATTCTGCGGTTGTATCATGAGATCAAGCAAGGCTTGCTTAAGGCTAAGCATAAAGGGATACAGCCGCTTAGTATCGGCATTGATTCCTGGGCGGTTGACTACGGACTTATCGCCGCTGACGGAAGTCTGCTAGGCAATCCGCTTCACTATCGCGACCGCTCTAGCGCCGGAATGATGGAGAAACTACAAGAAGAATTAACTCCAGCGGAAATCTTCAAGCGGACGGGCATTCAGTTCCTGCCGTTTAATACGATCTACCAGCTATACGCGGCCAAGCTTAATCAATCTCCGCAGCTTGATGCAGCGAAGCATTTCCTGATGATCCCGGATCTGCTTCGCTATTTCCTGACTGGCGAAATGTACAACGAGTTTTCCAACGCAACGACAACTCAGCTGTATAATCCGCTGAAGCAGCAATGGGATGAGGAGCTGCTTCAGCATCTTGGCCTGCCGCAGTCCTTGTTCGGTCATGTGCTTCAGCCTGGCTCGCCGGCCGGGAATCTTCAGCCATCCGTTCAAGAGGAGCTTGGACTCGGACCGATTGCCGTACATGCCGTTGCGGAGCATGATACGGCATCGGCAGTTGTAGCCGTCCCGGCGCTTGAACGCTCCTTTGCTTATTTAAGCTGCGGAACTTGGTCGCTGCTCGGAACGGAGATCCAGGAGCCGATTATGACGGCGGAAGCGGAACAGCTTAATTTTACGAACGAGGGCGGCTTTGGCGGCACTTACCGTCTGCTGAAGAACATCATGGGCTTGTGGATTCTGCAGGAGAGCAGAAGAGAGTGGGAACGTTCCGGATATGATTACAGCTTCCCTGAGCTTGTGAAGCTTGCCGGAGAAGCCCCTGCGTTCACAGCCTTCATCGACCCGGATGATCCCGTGTTTATGGCTCCGGGCGATATGCCCGCCAGAGTGAAGGAATATTGCCGGAGGACGAATCAGCCGGTTCCGGAGAATGTTGGCACGCTCGTCCGCTGCATATTGGAAAGCCTCGCCTTCAAATACCGTTATGTGCTTGAGTTGACGGAGCGGTTGTCCGGCCAGCAGTTTAACGGTCTGCACATGGTAGGCGGGGGCATTCATAATACGCTGCTATGCCAATGGACGGCAAATGCGATCGGCAAGCCGGTATGGGCAGGACCCGCGGAAGGCAGCGCAATCGGAAACCTGGCGGTTCAATGGATTGCCAGAGGCGAGTTCGCGGACATATGGGAAGCCCGGCGCGTTATCAGGGATTCTTTCCCGGTTACGATTTACGGCCCCGAACAAGGGGAAGCATGGTATGATGGGTACGGACGATTCCTGGAGATTACGGCGCTCCGATAA
- a CDS encoding carbohydrate ABC transporter permease — protein sequence MKAIFKRDLTGYAFISPFVVGFLVFTFVPILASLYLSFTDYDLFTTPSWVGIDNYHDLLTSDKKFWKSLKVTFLYVFIGVPLRLFFALMVAMLLNTASRAVGVYRTLFYLPSIIGGSVAVSIMWRNLYGDKGIINGLLQFVGLDAVRWFADPMAALWMLITLSAWQFGSSMLIFLAGLKNIPVSLYEASSVDGANGFNRFFKITVPMLTPIILFNAIMQTIGAFMTFVPAYIISKGTGGPLDGTLLYSLYLFRQGFQFFDMGTASAMAWIMLVIVSVLTAVLFLSSKYWVHYESKEG from the coding sequence ATGAAAGCGATCTTTAAGAGAGATTTGACGGGTTACGCGTTTATCAGCCCCTTTGTTGTCGGCTTTCTTGTATTTACCTTTGTACCGATTTTGGCATCCCTCTATTTGTCGTTTACCGATTATGACCTGTTCACCACCCCTTCTTGGGTTGGCATCGATAATTACCATGATCTCTTGACAAGCGATAAGAAGTTCTGGAAGTCGTTAAAAGTCACGTTCCTGTACGTATTTATCGGAGTTCCTCTCCGATTGTTCTTCGCCCTTATGGTTGCCATGCTGCTTAATACCGCTTCGAGAGCGGTCGGCGTGTATCGGACCTTGTTTTACCTTCCATCCATTATCGGCGGCAGCGTTGCCGTATCTATCATGTGGCGCAACCTGTACGGCGATAAAGGGATTATAAACGGATTGCTTCAATTTGTCGGTCTGGATGCGGTCAGATGGTTTGCCGATCCGATGGCAGCGCTGTGGATGCTCATTACCTTGTCGGCTTGGCAATTCGGTTCTTCGATGCTGATCTTCCTGGCAGGCTTGAAGAATATACCGGTCAGCTTATACGAAGCCTCAAGCGTAGACGGCGCAAACGGATTTAACCGATTCTTTAAAATAACGGTGCCAATGCTGACACCGATCATATTGTTTAACGCCATTATGCAAACAATCGGAGCTTTCATGACGTTTGTTCCCGCTTACATTATTTCCAAAGGTACGGGAGGTCCGCTGGACGGCACCTTGCTCTATTCCTTGTATCTGTTCCGCCAAGGCTTCCAATTCTTCGATATGGGTACCGCATCGGCAATGGCCTGGATCATGCTGGTTATCGTGTCGGTATTGACAGCCGTGTTGTTCCTGTCATCTAAATACTGGGTTCACTACGAGTCGAAGGAGGGGTAA
- the rhaA gene encoding L-rhamnose isomerase encodes MDQNVKQAYEAAKALYAQHGIDTDEVLRKLETVKVSMHCWQGDDVKGFLNADQELTGGISVTGQYPGAARTPEELRSDLEKAFSLIPGKHKVNLHAIYTDTNEKVELDQLEPRHYEGWVSWAKEQGLGLDFNPTCFSHEKSSDGFTLSHPDPEIRQFWIDHCKASRRIGAYFGEQLGQTCVTNVWVPDGFKDNPVDRMTPRKRLKASLDEVFAEPLDPNYNLDAVESKLFGLGSEAYVVGSHEFYMGYGLQNNKLICLDAGHFHPTEVISNKLSSLALFTSGILLHVSRPMRWDSDHVVIMDDELLEIGRELVRHDLLGTTHIGLDFFDASINRVAAWVVGTRNTIKALLRAMLEPVETLKKIELEGDYTTRLALTEEFKSYPFGAIWDYYCATKGVPVREQWISDVKEYEQSVLLKRG; translated from the coding sequence ATGGATCAAAATGTAAAGCAAGCTTATGAAGCGGCAAAAGCATTGTATGCCCAGCATGGGATCGATACCGATGAAGTACTGCGCAAGCTGGAGACGGTTAAAGTCTCCATGCATTGCTGGCAAGGCGATGACGTAAAAGGCTTTCTGAACGCAGACCAGGAATTGACCGGCGGCATTTCGGTTACCGGCCAATATCCTGGCGCGGCAAGAACGCCGGAGGAGCTTCGCTCCGATCTGGAGAAAGCATTCTCCCTTATTCCGGGCAAGCATAAAGTAAACCTTCATGCGATCTATACCGATACCAACGAGAAGGTTGAGCTGGATCAGCTGGAGCCGCGTCATTACGAAGGCTGGGTATCCTGGGCGAAGGAGCAGGGGCTTGGACTCGACTTCAACCCAACCTGCTTCTCGCATGAGAAATCGAGCGACGGCTTTACGCTCAGCCATCCGGATCCGGAGATCCGCCAATTCTGGATTGATCACTGTAAGGCTTCCCGCCGCATTGGCGCGTACTTTGGCGAGCAGCTGGGCCAGACTTGCGTGACTAACGTCTGGGTTCCGGACGGCTTCAAGGATAATCCGGTTGACCGGATGACTCCGCGCAAACGTCTGAAGGCTTCGCTCGATGAAGTGTTTGCCGAGCCGCTTGATCCGAATTACAACCTGGACGCGGTGGAGAGCAAGCTGTTTGGACTTGGCTCGGAAGCGTATGTGGTTGGCTCCCACGAATTTTATATGGGCTACGGCTTGCAGAATAACAAGCTAATCTGTCTGGATGCGGGTCATTTCCATCCGACGGAAGTCATTTCTAATAAATTGTCATCTCTTGCCCTCTTCACAAGCGGTATTCTGCTTCATGTAAGCCGCCCGATGAGATGGGATAGCGACCATGTCGTCATTATGGACGATGAGCTGCTGGAGATCGGCAGAGAACTGGTACGCCATGATCTGCTGGGCACAACCCATATCGGTCTTGATTTCTTCGATGCCAGCATTAACCGCGTAGCTGCTTGGGTTGTCGGCACGCGCAACACAATCAAGGCTTTGCTCCGCGCGATGCTCGAGCCGGTAGAAACACTGAAGAAAATCGAGCTGGAAGGCGATTATACGACCCGCCTTGCGCTAACCGAAGAGTTCAAGTCGTATCCGTTCGGCGCGATTTGGGATTACTATTGCGCAACAAAAGGGGTTCCGGTTCGCGAGCAATGGATTAGCGATGTGAAAGAGTACGAACAAAGCGTATTGCTGAAACGCGGTTAG